A genomic region of Magnolia sinica isolate HGM2019 chromosome 6, MsV1, whole genome shotgun sequence contains the following coding sequences:
- the LOC131248867 gene encoding pentatricopeptide repeat-containing protein At1g63080, mitochondrial-like, whose amino-acid sequence MTLGLLWEMEKGAGKCRPNLTVYTSIIDSLRKDGLTKEALNLFSEMVGKGIRPDVFTYSSLIHGLCNLGQWKEVMILFEEMLDGGISPNVTTFNILVNALCKEGMIKEAYGLLELMTQRGEEPNVITYNALMDGYCFTGQMDAALKIFDNMVSKGHKPSVVTCNILIDGYCKNQMVDEAMQLFREMPCKGLEPNVVTYSTLICGLCQVQRVVAAQELFNEMQTHGQCPNVLTYTILMDRLCKNECPVEAMKLLNEMEIRGIKPNNAVFDVLINGMCEAKELKYVKELFSWASAKGLGNNVRTYNTLINGLCKEGLMEEVNGLFLQMEEKGCQPDSVTFNALIRGFLQNNETVKGMQLLGEMAKRHFSVDASTTSMLVGLLIEGEKGQEYLGMLNKFVP is encoded by the coding sequence ATGACACTTGGGTTGCTCTGGGAAATGGAGAAGGGTGCGGGTAAATGTAGGCCTAACCTTACGGTTTATACTTCAATCATCGATAGTCTACGCAAAGATGGGCTCACAAAGGAGGCCCTTAACCTCTTCTCAGAAATGGTTGGTAAAGGGATTCGGCCGGATGTTTTCACTTACAGTTCTTTAATTCATGGACTATGCAATTTAGGGCAGTGGAAAGAAGTAATGATTCTGTTTGAGGAAATGTTGGATGGAGGAATCTCTCCTAATGTGACAACCTTCAACATACTGGTGAATGCTCTTTGCAAAGAAGGAATGATTAAAGAAGCCTATGGATTACTAGAATTGATGACCCAGAGAGGTGAGGAGCCTAATGTAATCACGTACAATGCATTGATGGATGGCTACTGTTTtactggccaaatggatgctgccTTAAAGATATTTGATAACATGGTGTCTAAAGGCCATAAGCCTAGTGTCGTGACTTGCAACATCTTAATCGATGGATATTGCAAGAATCAGATGGTGGACGAGGCTATGCAGCTTTTCCGAGAAATGCCTTGCAAGGGATTGGAGCCTAATGTTGTTACTTACAGTACTCTTATATGTGGGTTGTGCCAGGTACAGAGAGTTGTGGCTGCACAAGAGCTCTTCAATGAGATGCAAACTCATGGACAATGTCCGAATGTCCTCACATACACCATTCTGATGGACAGGCTGTGTAAAAATGAGTGTCCTGTTGAGGCAATGAAACTACTCAATGAGATGGAAATTAGAGGAATTAAACCAAATAATGCAGTGTTCGATGTCCTTATCAATGGGATGTGCGAAGCTAAGGAACTCAAATATGTGAAGGAGCTTTTCAGTTGGGCCTCTGCCAAGGGCTTGGGGAATAATGTTAGAACATATAACACATTAATCAATGGGCTCTGTAAAGAAGGGCTTATGGAGGAAGTTAATGGATTGTTCTTGCAAATGGAAGAGAAGGGTTGCCAACCAGATAGTGTCACCTTCAATGCTTTAATTAGGGGTTTTCTACAAAACAATGAGACCGTCAAGGGAATGCAACTTCTTGGTGAAATGGCTAAAAGACATTTTTCTGTGGATGCATCCACTACATCTATGTTAGTGGGCTTGCTCATAGAGGGTGAAAAAGGTCAAGAATACCTTGGAATGCTTAATAAATTTGTCCCCTAG